The following are from one region of the Lentimicrobiaceae bacterium genome:
- a CDS encoding DUF479 domain-containing protein: MNFLAHLFLSGENHELIIGNFIADHVKGNSVALFSEGVRAGITLHRAIDQFTDQHQVVRSAVEHLRPDYRKYAGVIVDMYFDHFLASGWSRWSDEPLKIFTSRMYDVLMYSFSVLPERTRRMLPHMMEHDWLYNYGNFEGLHQALSGMARRTPFSSNMETATRKLKGEYDFFANSFERFFPELIAFATQYRNELIVPVHISN; the protein is encoded by the coding sequence ATGAATTTTCTTGCCCATCTTTTTCTTTCAGGTGAAAACCACGAGCTCATCATTGGCAATTTTATTGCCGACCATGTGAAGGGAAACAGTGTTGCGCTTTTTAGCGAGGGTGTAAGAGCCGGCATAACCCTTCACCGGGCCATTGATCAGTTTACCGATCAGCATCAGGTGGTGCGCAGCGCTGTGGAGCATTTGCGTCCTGACTATCGAAAATATGCCGGCGTAATTGTTGACATGTATTTTGACCACTTTCTTGCATCGGGCTGGAGCAGATGGTCGGATGAGCCATTGAAAATTTTTACTTCGCGTATGTATGATGTATTGATGTACTCTTTTTCGGTATTGCCTGAACGTACCCGCCGCATGCTGCCTCATATGATGGAACACGACTGGTTATATAATTACGGTAACTTTGAAGGGCTGCATCAGGCGCTGAGCGGGATGGCCCGGCGGACTCCTTTCAGCTCAAATATGGAAACTGCAACCCGCAAACTCAAAGGGGAGTATGACTTTTTTGCCAATAGTTTTGAGCGGTTTTTCCCTGAATTAATTGCTTTTGCAACCCAATACCGTAATGAATTAATTGTTCCCGTGCATATTTCAAATTGA